The nucleotide sequence GCAAGAGTCGCGCGTCGCCATCCTGGCCAAGTCCAACCCTGAGTTTGTCTTTGTCATGTACGGGTGCCTGCATGTCGGCTGTGAAATGGTCATGCTCAATGAACGCCTGGCTGCACCGGAACTTGCTTACCAGATCGACGATTCAAAAGCTGAATTTGTTTTGGCCGATGATGAGCTGCAAGGAAAAGTGGCGGACCGGAATCCGGTTTTATTCAGCGCCATTCGGGAGACGGTTCCGGCATCTTTTGAAGTCCAGCCTCAGTGGGACAAAGAACGCACCATTTCGATCATGTATACATCCGGGACAACGGGCAATCCGAAGGGAGTCCGCCAAACGGCAGAAAACCATTTTTCGAGCGCTGTTTCGTCAGCGCTGAATATTGGCATCTCACCGGAAGATGTCTGGCTTTGTTCTGTGCCGCTCTTTCATATCAGCGGATTTTCAATTTTGATGCGGTCGCTGATTTATGGCATGGGTGTTCGGTTGTACGAGAAATTCGATGCAAAACGCAGTGCGGAAGAAATCTGCAATGGCACAGTGACCCATATGTCGCTGGTCGGCGTCATGCTCGAACGCGTATTGAGCAATGTGGAAGAAGCGTCCATGAATGCGTCGACGCGATTTAAAGCGATTCTTGCAGGGGGCGGACCGATTCCTGTGGCGTATATCCAGCGAGCTGAACGGTGCGGCATCCCGGTTCTCCAAACCTACGGCATGACCGAAACGTCCTCCCAAACCACGACGTTGCAATCTGCAGATGCAGAGCGGAAAATCGGCTCTTCCGGAAAGCCTTTGTTTTTG is from Planococcus liqunii and encodes:
- a CDS encoding o-succinylbenzoate--CoA ligase; translated protein: MTYPNWLSQRSFLSGSRMALSFKEQQWTFEEINELALEYAGKLSALGVRQESRVAILAKSNPEFVFVMYGCLHVGCEMVMLNERLAAPELAYQIDDSKAEFVLADDELQGKVADRNPVLFSAIRETVPASFEVQPQWDKERTISIMYTSGTTGNPKGVRQTAENHFSSAVSSALNIGISPEDVWLCSVPLFHISGFSILMRSLIYGMGVRLYEKFDAKRSAEEICNGTVTHMSLVGVMLERVLSNVEEASMNASTRFKAILAGGGPIPVAYIQRAERCGIPVLQTYGMTETSSQTTTLQSADAERKIGSSGKPLFLYQVKIEGTGQPGEKGEILIQGPQVTPGYIGKFSDRNVKEDGWLHTGDIGYMDEEGFLFVIDRRSDLIVSGGENIYPAEIEKVLLAHPAVREAGVCGVPDAQWGEIPAAFVVLNAPAEAEELIAYCKKQIASYKVPKRLSFVEALPRNASNKLLRRELKLWN